The Calditrichota bacterium genome has a segment encoding these proteins:
- a CDS encoding glycosyltransferase family 4 protein — protein sequence MRTSLKIAFVIESLENRGAQNLMVDWAVLLQQRGFDIHIVSFRYEQSSLIQTIQKSGLPLKFFHKRSRVDGVFFRNLISYFRKEEFDIVHTHVFTANLWGQLAAMWSQIPVRILHEHGYFSTSSRFRRGIIRWLTQNSTKLCVVSDHLKKEFADKAGIPVDKIEVVRNGVDWQRFDQIGYPEGLKNGKSVVGVVGALEKRKDPFNFIRAAEKILQERNDVEFWWVGDGPFFPQVQDYLAAKNLCGRIKLWGSQPLVRPFLNQMDVFVLPSKTEGVPLSLLEAMGAGLPPVATRVGENESIISDGESGLLVPAENADALSDAIGQLIRSPKSREQFGKRARQFVRNHFSLANSVEHLVRLYTQLIEGQNDA from the coding sequence ATGAGGACGTCACTCAAAATAGCTTTTGTGATCGAATCGCTGGAAAACCGGGGCGCACAGAACTTAATGGTTGATTGGGCCGTTCTGCTGCAGCAAAGGGGTTTCGACATTCACATCGTAAGCTTTCGCTACGAACAAAGCTCCCTGATTCAAACGATCCAGAAATCCGGGCTGCCATTGAAATTCTTTCACAAACGCAGCCGGGTCGATGGGGTCTTTTTTCGGAATTTGATTTCCTATTTCAGGAAAGAAGAATTCGATATCGTCCACACCCACGTTTTTACGGCCAACCTCTGGGGACAACTGGCCGCCATGTGGAGCCAAATCCCCGTGCGTATTCTTCACGAACACGGGTATTTCAGCACGTCTTCACGGTTTCGCCGCGGAATTATTCGCTGGCTGACCCAAAATAGCACGAAATTATGTGTTGTTTCCGATCATCTGAAAAAAGAATTTGCTGATAAAGCAGGAATTCCTGTCGATAAAATTGAAGTGGTTCGAAACGGGGTGGACTGGCAGCGTTTTGATCAGATCGGTTATCCGGAAGGGCTCAAAAATGGCAAGTCCGTTGTGGGCGTGGTAGGAGCCCTGGAAAAACGAAAAGATCCGTTCAATTTTATTCGGGCAGCGGAAAAAATCCTGCAGGAGCGGAACGATGTGGAATTCTGGTGGGTGGGAGACGGTCCCTTTTTCCCTCAGGTTCAGGACTATTTGGCGGCAAAAAACTTGTGTGGAAGGATTAAATTGTGGGGGAGCCAGCCCCTTGTGCGTCCTTTTTTGAACCAGATGGATGTGTTTGTGCTGCCGTCGAAAACGGAGGGCGTCCCGCTGAGCCTACTGGAGGCCATGGGCGCCGGACTACCACCGGTTGCCACACGGGTGGGCGAAAATGAATCCATTATTTCGGATGGGGAAAGCGGCCTATTGGTTCCGGCGGAAAATGCCGATGCCCTGTCCGATGCCATCGGGCAACTGATTCGTTCCCCAAAAAGTCGTGAGCAGTTTGGGAAACGAGCCCGGCAGTTTGTGAGAAACCATTTTTCACTGGCCAATTCGGTCGAGCATCTTGTAAGGTTGTACACCCAATTGATAGAGGGTCAAAATGACGCTTAA
- a CDS encoding polysaccharide deacetylase family protein — MTLNHRIKCPILMYHDVVPDARVPELRGERAHYTLRRNQFREQMEFLKSQGIRGISFSEFYAWVQNDPQELVSGKYVVLTFDDGHRSQMEFAAPILREYGFTATFFVVTDWIGDPDFVSEEDLRELVASGMDVQSHTASHTFLMELNSHQAVNELLGSKKMLESILNRPVDFLSLPGGRIDRSIWQLCGSYGYKGILTSLFGYGNFQPFWEKIHANGYVPHGYYRIAVNPKMSPSTFAHLVTMKGWRPAYFWWRNRLAVLAKRTIGSESYHKLWLFLFGGKPDRTKKQEAVADHA; from the coding sequence ATGACGCTTAACCATAGAATAAAATGTCCCATTCTCATGTATCACGATGTGGTTCCGGACGCCCGCGTGCCGGAGCTTCGCGGTGAACGCGCCCATTACACCCTTCGGAGGAATCAATTCCGGGAACAAATGGAGTTTCTGAAATCTCAGGGGATAAGGGGGATCAGCTTCTCGGAGTTTTACGCATGGGTTCAGAATGATCCTCAGGAATTGGTTTCCGGGAAGTATGTTGTGCTGACATTTGATGACGGCCACCGTTCCCAGATGGAATTCGCCGCTCCCATTTTAAGAGAGTACGGTTTTACGGCTACTTTTTTTGTCGTGACCGATTGGATCGGCGACCCTGATTTTGTGTCCGAAGAGGATCTTCGGGAGCTGGTGGCTTCGGGGATGGACGTTCAATCGCACACGGCCAGTCACACATTTCTGATGGAATTGAATTCACACCAGGCGGTAAACGAGCTGCTGGGATCAAAAAAGATGCTGGAATCCATCCTGAATCGGCCGGTGGATTTTCTGTCTCTTCCGGGCGGCCGAATTGATCGTTCCATCTGGCAGCTTTGCGGCTCGTATGGTTACAAGGGGATTTTGACATCCCTCTTTGGCTACGGAAATTTTCAGCCGTTCTGGGAGAAAATTCACGCAAACGGATACGTCCCGCACGGGTACTACCGGATTGCCGTAAATCCAAAAATGAGTCCGTCCACATTTGCCCATTTGGTGACAATGAAGGGCTGGCGTCCCGCCTATTTTTGGTGGCGGAACCGATTGGCTGTCCTGGCCAAGCGAACCATTGGCAGCGAAAGCTATCATAAACTCTGGTTGTTTTTATTCGGGGGAAAACCGGACCGGACCAAAAAGCAGGAGGCTGTGGCTGATCATGCGTAA
- a CDS encoding DUF4091 domain-containing protein, which produces MRKTVWIFLLFILAGRLVWADGRLSYRIVNESRKVHPKEVVRSDAWLFNSSKNRIELAGAKNETVSFQIILRSGKETTIKDAEIQWDTPGVLSASFFYESFLFAPNVPKKIVAGPAGDYPDPLIPFRDPYQKGRRVALPFSLRPNRNQPVWVDIRIPRNAPAGLHRGTIQFATGTGESVKMGVQVRVWNFVLPRKITLTAWVPLYWERLAEAENLDPRSLFLRKNWPVILRYYRMAHDHGFVTQITNGVDQPDIEWDEKTGKMLSINWSAYDFYFGPILSGKAFSDGVPPALWKVGPWPWWGMRDGDKPFFGDDYQRSRHLSEAHKRALRTYVRAIETHFARKGWTAPELFVYLVDEPDFKSYPQLKAMIRDLGQAVHEGGSRVKNMATVSPGLNPDLIGSVDIWATTGGTYWVPSMQARQAKGEKAWFYQEHEPFVGGQCLNQNGLSLRTWPWIAKRYGVNGIFLWVGDFWPKHVYTNAQNWNDSDISNGILFYPGNQLPQIHFPAINGPVSSFRMKELRRGMQDYAYFQLAGKEADPVVRSIIRSALNPREISPYWDCPRWAKPGDWSHNPEDWENARRELARIILEKGH; this is translated from the coding sequence ATGCGTAAGACGGTGTGGATTTTTCTTCTTTTTATCCTGGCGGGTCGACTTGTTTGGGCGGATGGCCGCCTTTCGTACCGGATTGTGAATGAGTCGCGAAAGGTTCATCCGAAGGAAGTCGTTCGTTCGGATGCCTGGCTTTTTAATTCCTCCAAAAACCGGATTGAACTGGCGGGGGCGAAGAATGAAACGGTCTCGTTTCAAATTATCTTGCGATCCGGAAAAGAGACAACGATAAAAGATGCCGAAATTCAGTGGGACACGCCCGGCGTGCTTTCAGCCTCATTTTTTTATGAGAGCTTTTTATTTGCACCGAATGTGCCGAAAAAAATAGTAGCGGGACCGGCCGGAGACTATCCGGATCCCCTGATCCCTTTCCGGGATCCGTACCAAAAGGGGCGACGAGTGGCGCTTCCGTTTTCGCTCCGGCCCAATCGAAATCAGCCGGTCTGGGTGGATATTCGGATTCCCCGGAATGCCCCTGCAGGCCTTCACCGGGGGACGATTCAATTCGCCACCGGTACGGGAGAGAGTGTGAAAATGGGGGTTCAGGTGCGGGTGTGGAATTTTGTTCTTCCCCGAAAAATCACTTTGACGGCCTGGGTTCCCCTTTACTGGGAACGCCTGGCCGAGGCAGAAAATCTGGATCCCCGAAGTCTTTTTCTTCGGAAGAATTGGCCGGTTATTCTTCGTTACTATCGGATGGCACACGACCACGGGTTCGTCACACAAATTACCAATGGCGTGGATCAGCCCGACATTGAGTGGGATGAAAAAACCGGTAAAATGCTTTCGATCAATTGGTCGGCTTATGATTTTTATTTTGGCCCCATTTTATCGGGAAAAGCCTTTTCCGATGGGGTTCCGCCCGCGCTCTGGAAGGTGGGACCCTGGCCCTGGTGGGGAATGCGGGACGGTGACAAGCCCTTTTTTGGCGATGATTATCAGAGATCCCGCCATCTCTCAGAGGCCCACAAAAGGGCGCTGCGTACCTACGTTCGGGCCATTGAAACCCATTTTGCCCGAAAAGGATGGACGGCTCCCGAGCTTTTTGTGTATTTGGTTGACGAGCCGGATTTTAAATCCTATCCCCAATTGAAGGCCATGATCCGCGATCTGGGTCAGGCCGTTCACGAGGGGGGCTCCCGGGTAAAAAACATGGCCACGGTTTCTCCGGGATTGAACCCCGACCTGATCGGAAGCGTGGATATCTGGGCCACGACCGGGGGAACATACTGGGTGCCGTCGATGCAGGCGCGGCAGGCAAAGGGGGAAAAGGCCTGGTTCTACCAGGAGCACGAGCCGTTTGTGGGAGGGCAATGCCTGAACCAGAACGGCCTGTCCCTGCGAACCTGGCCCTGGATTGCCAAACGGTACGGTGTGAACGGCATTTTTCTCTGGGTGGGCGATTTTTGGCCGAAGCATGTGTACACCAATGCCCAGAACTGGAATGATTCGGATATTTCCAATGGGATCCTGTTTTATCCGGGAAACCAGCTGCCACAAATTCATTTTCCGGCAATTAACGGGCCGGTTAGTTCTTTTCGAATGAAAGAGCTTCGGCGGGGGATGCAGGATTACGCCTATTTTCAATTGGCCGGGAAAGAGGCGGATCCCGTCGTGAGAAGCATAATTCGTTCGGCGCTGAATCCCCGGGAAATCAGCCCCTACTGGGACTGTCCCCGGTGGGCCAAACCGGGGGATTGGAGCCACAATCCTGAAGACTGGGAAAACGCCAGGCGGGAGCTGGCCCGGATAATTCTGGAAAAAGGTCACTAA